In the genome of Mytilus edulis chromosome 3, xbMytEdul2.2, whole genome shotgun sequence, one region contains:
- the LOC139517165 gene encoding uncharacterized protein isoform X1 translates to MSKAKDIPRKEKMRTKKPEWLEQYQEVSRKQQEYLSKVQNLRQSIQNKDEHVVMVSVERERHLKGRRSDRRHPTMNKMKQTVITFRPKPFPSRPIQDRRLQLVPHSIPRKLPPIIKPSLLHVDLTSGFRRTDTTVIPVELEQAHTDLEAIEAIAERNKIDLKGMLRVQSPPSKRRQELSVSKVCLKDITPEIVAPLFKTPLPDMEYITNLSSRKEIVATEKSK, encoded by the exons ATGTCAAAAGCAAAGGATATTCCTCGGAAAGAG aaaatgaGGACCAAAAAGCCCGAGTGGTTAGAACAGTATCAGGAAGTTAGTAGAAAACAACAAGAATACTTATCAAAAGTACAAAACTTGAGGCAAAGCATTCAGAACAAAGATGAACATGTTGTTATGGTTTCTGTGGAACGAGAGCGACACTTGAAAGGTCGTCGTTCAGATCGACGCCATCCTACAATgaacaaaatgaaacaaacagTAATAACATTCCGACCAAAACCGTTTCCGTCTCGACCTATTCAAGATAGACGACTACAACTTGTTCCCCATTCGATTCCAAGGAAACTTCCTCCCATAATTAAACCGAGTTTATTGCATGTTGACTTAACGAGTGGGTTTAGACGAACTGATACTACCGTAATTCCGGTAGAGTTAGAACAAGCACATACAGACTTGGAAGCTATTGAAGCTATTGCCGAACGcaacaaaattgatttgaaagGCATGTTAAGGGTGCAAAGTCCGCCTTCTAAGCGTAGACAAGAACTTTCTGTTAGTAAGGTGTGTTTAAAAGACATAACACCAGAAATTGTAGCGCCGTTGTTTAAAACGCCTTTACCAGATATGGAATACATAACAAACTTAAGTTCAAGGAAAGAGATTGTGGCAACGGAAAAATCAAAGTGA
- the LOC139517165 gene encoding uncharacterized protein isoform X2, with the protein MRTKKPEWLEQYQEVSRKQQEYLSKVQNLRQSIQNKDEHVVMVSVERERHLKGRRSDRRHPTMNKMKQTVITFRPKPFPSRPIQDRRLQLVPHSIPRKLPPIIKPSLLHVDLTSGFRRTDTTVIPVELEQAHTDLEAIEAIAERNKIDLKGMLRVQSPPSKRRQELSVSKVCLKDITPEIVAPLFKTPLPDMEYITNLSSRKEIVATEKSK; encoded by the coding sequence atgaGGACCAAAAAGCCCGAGTGGTTAGAACAGTATCAGGAAGTTAGTAGAAAACAACAAGAATACTTATCAAAAGTACAAAACTTGAGGCAAAGCATTCAGAACAAAGATGAACATGTTGTTATGGTTTCTGTGGAACGAGAGCGACACTTGAAAGGTCGTCGTTCAGATCGACGCCATCCTACAATgaacaaaatgaaacaaacagTAATAACATTCCGACCAAAACCGTTTCCGTCTCGACCTATTCAAGATAGACGACTACAACTTGTTCCCCATTCGATTCCAAGGAAACTTCCTCCCATAATTAAACCGAGTTTATTGCATGTTGACTTAACGAGTGGGTTTAGACGAACTGATACTACCGTAATTCCGGTAGAGTTAGAACAAGCACATACAGACTTGGAAGCTATTGAAGCTATTGCCGAACGcaacaaaattgatttgaaagGCATGTTAAGGGTGCAAAGTCCGCCTTCTAAGCGTAGACAAGAACTTTCTGTTAGTAAGGTGTGTTTAAAAGACATAACACCAGAAATTGTAGCGCCGTTGTTTAAAACGCCTTTACCAGATATGGAATACATAACAAACTTAAGTTCAAGGAAAGAGATTGTGGCAACGGAAAAATCAAAGTGA
- the LOC139517164 gene encoding hydroxyproline dehydrogenase-like — MRGLSLITQSNRITYSSTSMKPHLSAALQWLLKGNIHPISQQRFQHTMVGKIPKTGSTEDARSEIQFDDYKTVFEFKETPEILRALFVLKLCSFDGLVNNGEQLMKLSKRLLGNRLYTALQNKTVYGQFIGGNSLEELMVKVKILRMGGIGPLLAVPMEDDVGEQYDIEQMERQFDQNMIKTMECLDIVSNLNDKIPMMQVKLTALIPGDICTKLSTSCPNPSEGNKTVIEDIATFFRADKMPYIPNLTSTENMQLEAGLNRLKMVFRKGKQKDIWLMVDAEYTYMNPALNLITLAMMLNYNHDKPLVAYTYQNYLKGTEELLKRDIEYIKSHGVAFSAKLVRGAYMDKERMLSKKHEYPCPINNCYEDTSDTYHKSLEILFDETRRNKTKFKTVVASHNESTVLHAADRMKEFDIDKQDGSVVFGQVDGMGDQVSYALGRAGYLVYKSVPYGSIEDTLPYLLRRLLENRSVLNGVRRERELLRSALKHRLKQKYFPG, encoded by the exons ATGCGAGGACTTTCACTGATTACACAGTCAAATAGGATAACTTATTCATCAACATCCATGAAGCCGCATTTAAGTGCAGCGTTGCAATGGTTGCTGAAAGGCAATATACATCCGATTTCCCAACAGCGCTTTCAACATACAATGGTAGGCAAAATTCCAAAAACAGGTTCAACAGAAGACGCAAGGTCTGAAATTCAGTTTGATGACTACAAAACAGTGTTCGAATTCAAAGAAACACCAGAAATTTTGCGAGCATTGTTCGTTTTGAAACTGTGTTCTTTTGATGGATTAGTAAATAATGGTGAACAG TTGATGAAATTGTCTAAGCGATTACTAGGAAACAGACTTTATACGGCGCTACAGAATAAAACCGTATATGGTCAGTTTATTGGAGGAAATAGTTTGGAAGAGCTCATGGTCAAAGTGAAGATATTGCGAATGGGAGGAATTGGTCCACTCTTGGCAGTACCAATGGAGGATGACGTCGGAGAGCAATATGATATAGA ACAAATGGAACGACAATTTGATCAGAACATGATTAAAACTATGGAATGTCTCGACATTGTTTCTAACCTGAATGACAAAATTCCCATGATGCAAGTGAAACTTACAGCTTTAATACCTGGTGACATCTGC ACAAAACTATCAACCAGCTGCCCAAATCCTAGTGAAGGAAACAAAACAGTCATTGAAGACATTGCAACATTTTTCCGAGCagataaaatg ccATATATTCCTAATTTAACCAGTACAGAGAACATGCAGCTGGAAGCCGGTTTGAATAGACTTAAAATGGTCTTTCGG AAAGGCAAACAGAAGGACATATGGTTGATGGTAGATGCTGAGTATACATATATGAATCCAGCGTTAAATCTGATTACATTGGCAATGATGTTGAATTATAATCATGACAAACCACTAGTCGCTTACACATATCAGAACTATCTTAAG GGAACGGAAGAACTACTGAAACGAGATATAGAATATATTAAATCGCATGGTGTAGCTTTTTCTGCAAAACTTGTGAGAGGAGCTTATATGGACAAAGAAAGAATGCTCTCAAAAAAACACGAATATccctgtccaataaataactgcTACGAAGACACTTCGGATACTTATCACAAGTCTCTAGAAATTCTATTTGACGAGACAAGGAGGAACAAAACCAAATTCAAAACAGTAGTTGCCTCACATAATGAGAGCACTGTACTCCATGCAGCAGATAG GATGAAAGAATTTGACATTGACAAACAAGATGGATCAGTTGTATTTGGACAGGTTGATGGAATGGGTGATCAAGTTTCCTATGCTCTAG GACGAGCTGGATACTTGGTCTACAAATCAGTGCCATATGGAAGTATTGAAGATACTCTACCATATCTACTCAGACGGTTGTTAGAGAATAGATCGGTACTGAACGGTGTCCGGAGAGAACGAGAACTTTTAAGATCTGCACTCAAACACAGACTTAAACAAAAATACTTTCCTGGCTGA